Below is a window of Drosophila nasuta strain 15112-1781.00 chromosome X, ASM2355853v1, whole genome shotgun sequence DNA.
GTTTTACTTAAATACCTAATTGTTAAGTATACAGTTTTACGTATTTTCAGTTTGAAGTGAACCCAACTCAAAAGTTCAGATTTCAAATTGGACCCGGCGACAATGCCTAGtcgatgtttattttttgtgcttttggtAATACAACTACATACTTTCTACACTTTGGAGCAGTCGAAGCGATTGTTGATCTGTCCCAGCACACAGACACCATAGGTAGAGCGACTGTGACAGATGAGGCACCATTCAGAGGAGTTTGACTCCAGATACTGCAGAGAGCCCATCACCTTGGTTGCCACAATGCGGATGCGACGGCCAATTAGCTTGGTGTGTCCGCGATAGTAGTGATCTGCTTTCTCCACCCATGCATGCAACATGCGTCCGTCCTGTGTCCGCAATCGAAAGTAGTTGGCTGGATATCCGTGTGCCCTGAACAATTCCTGCCACTTGTTGCACAGCGTCAAGTGCAGCAGAGAGCCAATTGAGTGCATTAAATTATAGAACATGCGCGGCTCAACGTCTTCGATGCGTAGCGTTGACAGTATCCCGATAAGTTCACTCAACTGCGAGAAGGCGAGGAATAACTATTCGATTGGAGTGACAAACTTCAATTATGGAAACTTACATCGTGGAATTGATGTATTTCCACGTCGCTTCCGTTGCTGCGAAAGATAATGCTCCACATCAAACAAACGGCCACCGCGAGTCCTAAGGAAGTCTTGCGAGAGATGAAGGTGGCAATGTTCAACATGCATTCAGTGCTGTTACTTATCTGCTGGAAGAGATTCACTAGATTGTCGGTGAAGTAATGGATGAGCATCGGTTCGAGCGAAGAACTCGACTGGAAAGCTCTATACATCAGATTATTGCGTGATATGCGTATATCGGGGTCAATATCGGGCAacatatataccatacagGCCAAAGTTTGTAGTGTCGCCATTTCCTCGGCACTCAGATTCTTGAGGCTAGCATGGcccaaaaaacaataaacctATGAATAAacagtttattattattacaaataccTATTCACACATGTAACTCATACCACATATGCTGGatatttttcaatatcaaTGCGCACACGTTTTCTCAACGGAGAAAGGCTGAAAACGGTTTGAAAATTTTGCCAGCACAGATATGGTTTGATGCTCATGTCAAAGAGCTGAGCAATTGTCGTTTTTGGATATTTGTCTAATGCATTTTGcgacatttttataataatccAACGCTTTTACATTTGGGTACTTATTGTGTTCTATTTTGCACGCTTGTTACGCAGAAAAGCTGcggaaatttgaaatatgccaCTTGATCAGTGTTGTAAAGCGTGTCCTAGTGTTAGATAGCGTTAATTTCATCGTTAAATTTGTTGGACAAGTGCAGTTTATTCACTCGCAAAGAGATGTGGTAACACTGTTCGATGAAATTCACGTAGTTTCTTttgatatttcatttaaatttaactaattgctgctgttgatttattacaattttcatccaaacaatttttaagaatagTTTTCGCGAGTACTCAATTAGATAATTCAACGCCAAAAGACCTCgtgcttattttttttattttattttatatatacacgATATATTCATGTGTATTTATCTGTAATTTGTAATCCTACGAGATAATTGATCTGAACTGCagattaaattgtaaatatgtacatCAATGTATAATATAGGAATATATTTTCTTCCATAAATTGTCACATAGAACTTCAGCCTTCGTAGTTCATCGATATCGATTAATTAGTTTTGCTAATTCAATACTAATTTTGTTAATAGTATTGCCAGATTATACTGATTATACTATCAATCAGGTAGTTTAGAAAATGGTTAAGAAATTCCCTTCTTCAAGGTTGAATACTACTCATATTTGATCGTATATAAAAACCGCAGACTTGAGGTTCACTCACCTTCCTCAATCGATAGTATCGATATTTTTTATACAGCTAAGCCTGAAAAAACGAACTcgtgtttaaaatattttccaagacaatttattttttatatagttcACAAGAAATAATGTGATTTAGTTCATCGAAGAAAGACGATTTTTGTAACAAACGATAGTATACTTTcaatagtttaaatatattgacTAGATTTCTCAGCctgtattttagtttttacttTGGTCACTCTTTCTTTCCGTATTTCATATGTAGTTATAACTCGAAAACTTTTTTAACAGCCAAACATATTATCGATTGTaaacaattgatttatttttacttacaATCACAGTCAAATCAAAGATTTTTCTTTGcgttttctttaatttaatgaacGATCCCGTGTCGATCTTGATGGTCCTTGAAACCCGACATTGCTTGCTTGTGTGCGACCAAAATACCGATTGCCAATCTGATCGAGCAGTCGGAACATGCTTATCTCTAGGTGCGATCCGTGAAGGCTGCTGAATGAGGAGGCGCATCTGCTGTGTGAAATACCCAATTTGATCAACCAACTGGCTGTCAGcaattatacaaatatgtatatatttcacCGCTTAACATCTACATGTGTACATCGCAACTGCCTGCGTGTTTGCGCCTTTGAGCAAATGTTGGATCATCCTGTGTCGCACGTTTTCGCTCATCAATAATGCAATGTTGCTGAAGAGAACTGCAACAGGAGGCCAACGAGGCCAATTTGGGTTGGATGCAGTATGTGCAACAGAATGCATTACTCAATGCCAAGGTGAAGGCTCTCCTCTATGCGGGCTGCTGCAAAGTACCGTTGCCCACAAGAGCCACCGCCGTGCTGCAGTCTTTTACTTTATGAAGTGTGTTTGCAGGTGTCTGAGTCCTGAAGTGCCATAAGCTGTCGGAGGGTGGACCTTTTGCTACAAAAtactctcttttttttttacaacttttagCACTATTACAGCTTCCTTAACCAACTTTGGCACTGTAACACTTGTTCCAAGTCTTATGGAAATCTTCTTCCAGGGCTGCCGTTATAGCGAAAATCCTCCCAAGTGCAACTCAACGGAGTCCGAtcataaaattgaatatgaCAACCTCTTTGCGATGCTTACCAAATACGCAAATTTGAACCATTTAAATCCATTCATAGACTTAGTTGAATTATCTATGGACGCTGGGCTGGATTCGTAGAAGTTGTGGATGGATTTGGTGGCATCCTTATTCATCGTCCGGACTTTGGTTCCTAATTTCTTTAGCCTCTACCCCGATAAAATTCGCCAAATCCAGGTTACATTGCCCGATTATCTAAACATCGAGACTGAATATCCAGCTGTTATCATgcagactttttttttttgtgcgtcGAGTGCCAGGCGGAGCTACGTTATCATTTTATTAGGCAATGGTACGATTGCGGCTGGCGAATATTCTCGGACGAGATCAGAATGGAAGACGAAGATAAACATGGATATATTCGACGCGGCTATAAAGTCTGACCTCTTCCTcaataactttaatttaaacgAAAAGGATGCAACGCAATTCCAAGTTTAAAAGAATGTggctgaaaagtatgctagtAAAGTCATATCAAGCGATCCATTTCTCTTCAATACTCCAAATGCATCGATCaactttcaataaaatttccgTCATCAAAATTTCGATTCGTAGTCAATGGAATATTCATGGATAAGAATTTCTTAATCGTTACTCAGATTTCAGCTAAAAAACactacttaaaaaatataatttgtattgtttgcGTAGTTtcttaaaagtttatttttaatttattttcagtgATTGTGTGATGACAagaattattaatttactgttaaaaataatttgaaatgatGCACTCAGTCTGGCTTTTCTTTATAGACCGTCGTCGTTTTGAAAGAAACGGACATTTTTTGGGGTTGATTTTAGCcaggacttttttgttcgttGAGTTTCTTCGTTCAGTTGCAAGGGTGGGTTTTTGACCAAGACACATATTCGAATATGTCAAGCAGTGCAAATGTTGAGTTCACTGACAATCAATATTAACGAAAAATGTTACAAGCAGGGACTTGAACCCAAAGCATTCAGCTGATTTCGAGTTTCGAAGAAAAATCTCGAGAACTAAGATGGCTTCACAATTCAAAGTCACAGCTGTTTATGTCGATAGCTCTTATCGTCTTTGCACTCATTTTTTGTCAGCTGAGCATGGCAATTTATCGCGTTAAGAAGTggcacatttaaatttatcaatatattaaaaacaaacattttgcgTCTGTGTTTGTAATACTTTTCCCACTAAATTTGTGAAAGTAGTAAAGATTCGATTTTAACGGgggaaatataataatgtctGGATAAGTATTTATGCTTTCGTGAGCTGACACTTTTGCAAGATGTTCGAATTAAAGTCTTCCCTAACTAGGCGCGaatttcttataaatataGGATAACGTGCAAATTTTAAGTTGGTGACATCTCGTATGTATGTCTTTGCGAGAAATAATcatgaaatttatgaaaaaataaaagtttttccaGTATTTCGTGTCAGTTTggttcatttaatattttagcaaatatttaaacaaattattttaatgcttaAATATATGATACACGTAACCATAACGTATGAgggtattatatttttgcgtTTCCATCAAATGCTTATAATAGACAGAAGGAGGCACTCCGACCCCAAAAGCAACGTTCGCAATGTCCgtccgtttgtctgtctgtaCATCCGTCCGAATGAACAACTAGATCACATAAGAGACTAATATATGAGCACATGTTAGATCAGTGTATATTTCAGATTTTTGCTACGGCCGTTATCGGCTCTAAGCTATAGTCacgatttttatattcaataatgACTACAGAattttggttacgatcagattttgttataaaattttgtaacTTATTTAAGAGATAATTTCATATTGCAAATAGCGGCTGCTGCAATCAGGTTTTAGTGGCTGTGGTTGAGAATCAGGTTCAGTgcaatagtatatcgatataccaagcATAGCATTGGGTATATGTGTATAGTCAAACACTCAACCGAGATTACCTTACTTGATTACGGCtgatttaatttgtattttgaattatttctaTGCTTGCGGTACTTCGGCTCACAATTGTACAGATGTAATTGCTTAGCTCATCTGgctttcattttttataacCACTatgggtagaagggtattatattaaataagagatagaggtagaatttttttattgtatttatttatttagttttattttttatttttaagtatttactTTAACATTGGGAACGTTTTGTCGGCAagaaaatgtatgttacaGGTAGAAGGATGCATCTCctaccctataaagtatagtTATTTTTTATCACTGTCATCAGCCGAGCCGATCTAGCCATGGCCGTtggtccgtctgtccgtaagaaacactggatctcagagactataagagatagagctataagtTTTTGTCGACAGCATTTCTAATGTTGGCACGCAGaccaagtttgtttaaaatttttgccatgcccacttccgccccgcaaatcgaaTAGCTAGggtaatttaaaagctagagtcatgaattttggtatactatacacaataatatataataatataatataataaaatatatataataataatatacaaattgtcgaagttattaaagaaatacttttgtatcagCAAAAACGCCAACTTTCCATGTttatgctttggctgacaatctggtatattttgcacttgaatgtagtaccaaatgtatataccaaatataaaatttgacaTGTATTTTAGTATCTCGTGATATATTgtttaggtatattttgagaatattaccgtaatattttgcttttacttaaaatggatagcgggcATCTCACAGtccacactcaactgtagctttcttatttgttctttacttaattaaatattttacttaattaaatataaagtcggattttgtagttttgttgTGTATGTAGAGTGtactaccaaaaaaaaatattcctttaccgtatatttatttcaagaGCTGGGCCACTTTTCCATAAATTTTGAGTCCGCTGAATTCTTTgcagatttaaaatttgtatttgaactAATTTTATGTGCCAGCTGCGTGAAATTGCAGtgtgaaagtgtgtgtgcatgtaaTGCGTTGTAATTTCACATGAGTGTTTTGTGTATTGTGAATGGGTGGGTGGGTGGTTGGGTCGTTGGTCGTTTGTAGTGTGCGTATTACACTTACACGCATCACAGTGCTGGAATAAAACCTATTTAGATGACGAATCACAGAAATTTGGCCTCATCAATGTTTGTTCTCGAATCACAACTCAACTTTAGCCAGCTTTGGCACggtgacacacacacacacacttcccTACTCCTCCTCCCCGCCTCGCTTTGCACAAGGGCCATTGCACGCACACGCATCAACGTTGTTGGCATCGACACGTTCGGAGTGAAACCGACTCAGACTACGACTTTGACTATATTACATTACacgattgctgttgttgttgttgtactatACTCAACGCACACACAGCGTGTGtgtcaaaaaatttgcaatttcttgTTCTTTTCTCGTCATCGTCTCTCATTTTTTGCAATCACAGCCACAAAGCTGTCAGAACACATTGTCATCATCAGCAGTCACAGCAGCAGTCAGCGCAGCCAGAAGACCAGCGACAAATCCCCAACTCCAACCCTCAACCCCCCCATTATTGCCCATCCACAGCCACCTGGTCATAGGCTTGTGTATTGCGTTTACATGCCAAACCCAAGCCCAAACCCAAGcccaagccaaaaaaaaagcggcATACATGTGTCCGTAATCGAGCCTAGCCCAGCGAATATAGTGTAATAAAGGGAAACTGAAATGCGCAACTACCCAATTTCCCATTCTCCCCTTTTCCCCCCTTTCCCTTCATTTATGCACCCAACTTCGTCATCTCGACGTCTTCTTGGCTGGATTAGCGAATTCCGTTGGCATTTTTTACGCACTCCACGAAGCAAAACAGCGTTTGGACACCTTGTCGTAGACCAGAGACGATAGACCAGCCTGCGCCCTTGGCTGGGGGGTTgagctctctttctctgctctCTGGTCTCTGCTCGCAACAtgtgcgacgacgacgacgatggcgacgtcgacgtcgacggcaAAAACAATCACGAGCAGATTTATCGCATTCATATTCAGCTTGATGCGATATGTGAccgaaaagcgaaaaaatgaaacgatGTCAGACGCTGGGCAAATGTGAAGAATGAATAGGCGTGGCACTGTCTAGGGTGGCCTCCTTGGGAGCGGGGCGGGGGCTGCTGTGCGGTCGAGTTACTTCCTGGTGgctaaaaattttttaaagaatcGCATGCGTATGTGTGTCAAGACCGCAAAATGGGATTACATTACtcaaagaaatttattttgacagAACTAATATTTTTCCACAGATCCCtccaactacacacacacccccTGTTACTCCCTCtgatgtgtgttgtgttgcggTGCTTTTGGGTTGGAGATTGCGGTTTTTGCGCCTCAATGAAATTTGCGGGTTTGGAGCAGCACTTGGACGTTGAGTTTGATTGAGCATCAGCCCTCAAGAAAGATTGAAACTCGACCCTGAATAGTAACCAGAAAACTGCAATCGAACAGAGTAactttattacaattattataaaaatgcaatcGCAGTTCTCTAATTGTTCTTGAAATTGTgccaaaataaagaaattttaagTATTCTATATGTGATTTAATCGGTACCTTAACAGCACATCTCGATGCAATCTCTTATcgaataaataacaaaaaaaagaacgtatgaaactttaattaaactgTAAAATAAATCCCTTTGGTTTATTGAACTTATTTTTGAGCTCGCAGCTCTTA
It encodes the following:
- the LOC132796681 gene encoding uncharacterized protein LOC132796681; its protein translation is MSQNALDKYPKTTIAQLFDMSIKPYLCWQNFQTVFSLSPLRKRVRIDIEKYPAYVVYCFLGHASLKNLSAEEMATLQTLACMVYMLPDIDPDIRISRNNLMYRAFQSSSSLEPMLIHYFTDNLVNLFQQISNSTECMLNIATFISRKTSLGLAVAVCLMWSIIFRSNGSDVEIHQFHDLSELIGILSTLRIEDVEPRMFYNLMHSIGSLLHLTLCNKWQELFRAHGYPANYFRLRTQDGRMLHAWVEKADHYYRGHTKLIGRRIRIVATKVMGSLQYLESNSSEWCLICHSRSTYGVCVLGQINNRFDCSKV